In one Gemmatimonas sp. genomic region, the following are encoded:
- the murQ gene encoding N-acetylmuramic acid 6-phosphate etherase: MPAPTHDSRVTERRNPRTVDIDLASPLAIVDLINAEDQGVAAAVASQREPIAESIALIEAAFRSGRRLLYVGAGTSGRLGVLDASECPPTFGTDPAMVVGIIAGGDRALRNPIEGAEDDPLAGAAAMDAHAVQAGDVVCGIAASGTTPFVRGALTRARELGARTLLIACTEPPDAMRAVADICMLPVVGPEALTGSTRLKAGTATKLVCNMLTTGAMVRIGKSYGNLMVDLRATNVKLQDRAERIVMEVTELPRDDARTLLARADGRVKLALVMHALHVDAETARRRLEEGQGLVRRVVPNAPPPVL, translated from the coding sequence GTGCCCGCACCGACACACGATTCACGTGTTACGGAACGTCGCAATCCGCGCACCGTCGACATCGACCTCGCGTCGCCCCTCGCGATCGTGGATCTCATCAACGCGGAAGACCAAGGAGTGGCCGCCGCCGTGGCCTCGCAGCGCGAGCCGATTGCCGAGTCGATCGCACTGATCGAAGCCGCGTTTCGCAGCGGCCGCCGTCTGCTGTATGTCGGCGCGGGCACTTCGGGACGGCTCGGCGTGCTCGATGCCAGCGAATGTCCTCCCACGTTCGGTACCGACCCGGCGATGGTGGTCGGCATCATCGCCGGTGGTGACCGTGCGCTGCGCAATCCGATCGAAGGCGCTGAGGACGATCCGCTGGCCGGCGCCGCGGCCATGGACGCGCACGCCGTTCAGGCCGGTGATGTGGTGTGTGGCATCGCCGCTTCGGGCACAACGCCGTTCGTGCGTGGTGCGCTGACGCGTGCCCGTGAACTCGGGGCCCGCACGCTGCTGATTGCGTGCACGGAGCCACCCGACGCGATGCGTGCGGTGGCGGATATCTGCATGTTGCCGGTGGTCGGACCTGAGGCGCTCACGGGCTCAACGCGACTCAAGGCAGGCACCGCCACCAAGCTCGTGTGCAACATGCTGACCACCGGTGCGATGGTACGCATCGGCAAGAGCTATGGCAATCTCATGGTGGATCTGCGCGCCACCAACGTGAAACTGCAGGACCGCGCCGAGCGCATCGTCATGGAGGTCACCGAATTGCCGCGCGACGACGCGCGTACGCTGCTCGCGCGCGCCGATGGTCGCGTGAAGCTGGCGTTGGTGATGCATGCGCTGCACGTCGATGCGGAAACCGCGCGGCGTCGTCTCGAGGAAGGGCAGGGCCTGGTGCGACGCGTGGTGCCGAACGCCCCGCCGCCGGTGTTATGA
- a CDS encoding anhydro-N-acetylmuramic acid kinase, with the protein MTLRDIVGDEGRILVGLMSGTSLDGISAAVARFHDLSNGRVHCDLLGFTHRAYHREERARLEQAMQQGSAREYCRVQADVGDWMADAALAAMADAGVTARDVAAVASHGQTLWHEPGHSTWQVGDAARIAERTGCDVVSDFRSRDVAAGGQGAPLVTIADCMLFAHHTRWRALQNIGGIGNVTVVPPANTHEHGGMQSVRAFDTGPGVVIIDATVRALYDGMAYDRDGLIAASGQVVESVVLAALRHPYFSDAPPKSTGRELFSRAYVGQFIDDCRAAGAAPADIVATATALTARALADQYGRFIPEPVEDVVLSGGGAHNPTLVRMIEAAVAHENGPQVCTFDGLYFDGEAKEAVAFALLGYLHISGRAGNVPSATGARGPRPLGSLTPAVR; encoded by the coding sequence ATGACGTTGCGCGATATTGTCGGCGATGAGGGGCGCATTCTCGTCGGGCTGATGTCGGGCACGTCGCTCGACGGCATCAGCGCCGCCGTGGCCCGCTTTCACGACCTCTCGAACGGTCGCGTGCACTGTGACCTGCTGGGATTCACGCACCGCGCGTATCACCGTGAGGAACGCGCACGGCTCGAGCAGGCGATGCAGCAGGGGAGCGCGCGCGAGTACTGTCGCGTGCAGGCCGATGTCGGTGATTGGATGGCCGATGCAGCGCTCGCCGCGATGGCCGATGCCGGCGTGACGGCGCGCGATGTTGCGGCAGTGGCATCACACGGACAGACGCTCTGGCATGAGCCCGGTCATAGCACCTGGCAAGTGGGCGATGCGGCGCGCATTGCCGAGCGTACCGGCTGTGATGTGGTGTCGGACTTTCGTTCGCGTGACGTGGCTGCGGGCGGACAGGGCGCTCCGCTCGTCACGATCGCCGACTGCATGTTGTTCGCGCATCACACGCGGTGGCGCGCGCTGCAGAACATCGGCGGCATTGGCAACGTGACGGTGGTTCCGCCCGCGAATACGCACGAGCACGGCGGCATGCAATCGGTGCGCGCGTTCGATACCGGCCCCGGTGTGGTGATCATCGATGCGACGGTGCGGGCGCTGTACGACGGTATGGCGTATGACCGCGATGGCCTGATCGCGGCCAGCGGTCAGGTGGTCGAGTCCGTCGTGCTGGCGGCACTGCGGCATCCGTACTTCAGCGATGCGCCACCCAAGAGCACCGGGCGCGAGCTCTTTTCGCGGGCGTACGTCGGGCAATTTATCGACGACTGCCGGGCGGCGGGGGCGGCACCGGCCGACATCGTGGCGACCGCGACCGCGCTCACGGCGCGCGCACTGGCCGACCAGTATGGCCGCTTCATCCCTGAGCCCGTTGAGGACGTGGTGCTTTCCGGGGGTGGTGCCCACAATCCGACGCTCGTCCGTATGATCGAAGCCGCCGTGGCCCATGAAAACGGGCCACAGGTGTGTACCTTTGACGGATTGTATTTCGATGGAGAGGCGAAGGAGGCGGTGGCGTTTGCACTGCTGGGCTATCTCCATATTTCGGGCCGCGCCGGCAATGTGCCCAGCGCAA